One genomic window of Bradyrhizobium sp. CCGE-LA001 includes the following:
- the fliR gene encoding flagellar biosynthesis protein FliR, translated as MISGLTDSVLVTFIVFCRIGACLMLVPGYSSINVPAQVRLFVALVTTFALTPILIAILKPLTDNAAPLTLALLICSELVVGSVIGLGGRVFFLALQTMATVMASAIGLSNIPGTPVGDTDPAPALVPLIMAAVTTLFFMTDQHWQVLRGLMNSYDVWHPGNRIGDSMALDQLVGRLSEAFVLTLRITSPFIVYSVIVNLAVGLINKLTPAIPVYFISVPFVLFGGFLLLYLTSDELLTQFMLGVSSWLAE; from the coding sequence GTGATCTCCGGCCTTACCGACAGCGTGCTGGTGACGTTCATCGTGTTCTGTCGCATCGGCGCCTGCCTGATGCTGGTGCCCGGCTATTCGAGCATCAATGTGCCGGCCCAGGTTCGCCTGTTCGTCGCGCTGGTCACGACGTTCGCGCTGACGCCGATCCTGATCGCGATCCTCAAACCGCTTACCGACAACGCGGCGCCGCTGACGCTGGCGCTGCTAATCTGCTCCGAGCTCGTTGTCGGCAGCGTGATCGGGCTCGGCGGCCGCGTGTTCTTCCTCGCGCTCCAGACCATGGCGACCGTGATGGCGAGCGCGATAGGCTTGAGCAACATCCCGGGCACGCCGGTCGGCGACACCGACCCGGCGCCGGCCCTGGTGCCGCTGATCATGGCCGCCGTCACCACGCTGTTCTTCATGACCGACCAACACTGGCAGGTGCTGCGCGGGCTGATGAACTCCTACGACGTCTGGCATCCCGGCAACAGGATCGGCGACAGCATGGCGCTGGACCAGCTCGTCGGGCGCCTGTCGGAAGCTTTCGTGCTGACGCTGCGGATCACCAGCCCCTTCATCGTCTATTCCGTCATCGTCAACCTGGCGGTCGGCCTGATCAACAAGCTGACGCCCGCTATTCCGGTCTATTTCATCTCGGTGCCGTTCGTGCTGTTCGGCGGCTTCCTGCTGCTCTATCTCACCAGCGACGAGCTCCTGACGCAGTTCATGCTCGGCGTTTCCTCGTGGCTCGCGGAGTGA
- a CDS encoding rod-binding protein, whose translation MIVTATQDLVLDVLEAADPVAQRAATAKLDALKSTDADFAATMEAEAGKAKAAATEQSATKSSEAEPGAVNGAPVQVIKAPASGEVYRKFEAYILQTFVEAMLPKESEEVFGKGTAGGLWKSMLAEQLGSQLAKGKGIGIASQLAAGQPAGPDVTGKAG comes from the coding sequence ATGATCGTGACAGCGACACAAGACCTCGTCCTCGACGTCCTCGAAGCCGCCGACCCCGTGGCGCAGCGGGCGGCGACCGCCAAGCTCGACGCACTGAAATCAACGGATGCGGATTTCGCCGCCACGATGGAGGCGGAGGCCGGCAAGGCCAAGGCGGCTGCTACCGAACAATCCGCAACGAAGTCGTCCGAGGCGGAGCCGGGCGCCGTCAACGGCGCGCCGGTGCAGGTGATCAAGGCGCCGGCCTCCGGCGAGGTGTACCGGAAATTCGAAGCCTACATTCTGCAGACCTTCGTCGAAGCGATGCTGCCGAAGGAGTCGGAGGAGGTCTTTGGCAAGGGCACGGCCGGCGGCCTCTGGAAGTCGATGCTGGCGGAACAGCTCGGCAGCCAGCTGGCCAAGGGCAAGGGCATCGGCATTGCCAGTCAGCTCG